The DNA segment GCTCACCATCTGCGATGAAGGCTCACCGGCAACCTCCATCTGTGCCCATCTGCCCAAAGACAGCGAACACCAAATGGAATGCGAGATCCGCCGCAAGGACGGCTCAGTGGTCCCGGTAGTACGCACAAGCAAGCCCGTCAGGGACTCACGAGGCGAAAACATCGGCGCCATAGAGGCACTCTCGGCGTGACCCTCGTTCAGCTCTGCAAACCCGAGTATGCGGCGGATATTCTCACCACCGACCGCCACACATCCTGCTTTATGCCCTGCACGATGTCGGTGTGGGAGGATGATTCCGGGAAAGTGTACCTGTCAAAGATCAATCTTGGTCTGATGGGCAAGATGTTCGGCGGAAACATAGCCAAAGTCATGGGCGGCCAGGTCGTAAAGGACGAGCATGAAATCCTCAAAGGGCTGCTCAAAGAGTGAGGCAGCGGACGTGTTAGTTTTATAAGTGTCTGACTGATTGAGACTTACGATTGTTGGGCAT comes from the Anaerohalosphaera lusitana genome and includes:
- a CDS encoding PAS domain-containing protein; protein product: MSGIENINDDFKRALLETIPCSVFIIDNAGRIIYWNRSIQQLTGYTADEVLGSGCENLKLTICDEGSPATSICAHLPKDSEHQMECEIRRKDGSVVPVVRTSKPVRDSRGENIGAIEALSA
- a CDS encoding DUF302 domain-containing protein, with protein sequence MTLVQLCKPEYAADILTTDRHTSCFMPCTMSVWEDDSGKVYLSKINLGLMGKMFGGNIAKVMGGQVVKDEHEILKGLLKE